One genomic region from Nymphaea colorata isolate Beijing-Zhang1983 chromosome 10, ASM883128v2, whole genome shotgun sequence encodes:
- the LOC116262005 gene encoding alpha-L-fucosidase 1-like: protein MSILWFSLVLVLSVLLDLVLARRNSVLPPLPLLPVPSAAQLKWQQRELIMFFHFGMNTFTDSEWGTGHESPKLFNPSSLDANQWAQVAADAGFSLVILTAKHHDGFCLWPSKYTDHSVKSSPWKNGCGDVVREFVDAAQARGLDVGLYLSPWDRHEKNYGLELGYNEYYMGQLQELLNGQYGRISEVWFDGAKGNNAKNMTYYFDDWFSMVNQMQGFINIFSDAGPDIRWVGGETGTAGITSWSPINRTSLKIGDGSIIGYLNTGDQNGRDWIPPECDVSIRNGWFWHRNETAKPLDELLEIYYTSVGRNCVLLLNVPPNSDGLISKTDIDRLMGFRSALATIFLVNLIKGAVAKGSSQRGGKNGGFSAGNVLNNDLQSYWSPANSDENPWIELRFSKPVKFNVVRVQEPITLGQRIVRHEVYAELTDAGTEGARHSGTMVANGTTVGYKRLHRLGSVVEACAVRIHVAKAKRLPLIASIGLHFDPYSKGQKL, encoded by the exons ATGTCGATATTGTGGTTTTCGTTAGTCTTGGTCCTTAGTGTACTGCTAGACTTAGTGCTAGCCAGGCGTAACTCTGTTCTTCCTCCATTGCCGCTTCTTCCCGTGCCAAGTGCAGCACAGCTAAAATGGCAGCAGAGGGAGCTCatcatgttcttccattttgGAATGAACACATTTACAGATTCGGAGTGGGGAACTGGACATGAGAGCCCGAAGCTGTTCAATCCATCTTCTCTTGATGCAAACCAGTGGGCCCAAGTAGCCGCAGACGCCGGGTTCTCTCTGGTAATCCTTACTGCTAAACACCATGATGGTTTCTGCCTGTGGCCGTCCAAGTACACTGATCATTCTGTAAAGAGCAGCCCATGGAAGAATGGCTGTGGCGATGTTGTTAGAGAGTTTGTTGATGCAGCTCAAGCTAGAGGCTTAGATGTCGGCCTCTATCTTTCTCCCTGGGATCGCCATGAGAAGAACTATGGGCTTGAATTGGGATACAACGAGTATTACATGGGTCAGCTTCAGGAATTACTAAATGG CCAATATGGTCGTATCTCGGAGGTATGGTTCGACGGAGCAAAAGGCAACAACGCCAAAAACATGACTTACTATTTCGATGACTGGTTCTCCATGGTCAACCAAATGCAAGGTTTCATCAACATATTTTCTGACGCCGGCCCTGATATCAGATGGGTTGGTGGTGAAACAGGCACAGCTGGCATTACTTCTTGGTCTCCTATCAATAGAACTTCTCTCAAAATTGGAGATGGCAGTATAATTGG GTATTTAAACACCGGTGACCAAAACGGTAGAGATTGGATTCCTCCAGAGTGTGATGTTTCTATCAGAAATGGTTGGTTCTGGCATAGGAACGAGACAGCCAAGCCATTGGATGAGCTTCTGGAGATCTATTATACTTCAGTTGGAAGGAATTGTGTGCTGTTGCTCAATGTGCCACCGAACTCGGACGGTTTAATTTCAAAGACAGACATTGATAGACTAATGGGGTTCAGATCTGCATTAGCAACCATATTCTTGGTCAACTTGATCAAGGGTGCGGTCGCTAAAGGCAGCAGCCAAAGAGGAGGCAAGAATGGAGGGTTTTCAGCCGGTAATGTTCTGAACAATGATTTACAGTCATACTGGTCACCGGCCAACTCCGACGAGAACCCCTGGATTGAACTGAGATTCTCTAAGCCGGTGAAGTTCAATGTGGTGAGGGTACAAGAACCTATCACATTAGGACAGAGAATCGTCAGACATGAAGTGTATGCAGAGCTTACCGACGCAGGAACAGAGGGTGCCCGGCACAGTGGTACAATGGTGGCCAATGGAACAACCGTTGGTTACAAGAGGCTGCACAGACTAGGGTCCGTGGTCGAAGCCTGCGCTGTGAGGATTCATGTCGCCAAGGCTAAGAGATTGCCATTGATTGCTTCAATTGGTCTTCATTTCGATCCATATTCCAAGGGTCAGAAGTTGTAG
- the LOC116263423 gene encoding small nuclear ribonucleoprotein SmD3b-like, protein MSRSLGIPVKLLHEAAGHIVTVELKSGELYRGSMIECEDNWNCQLENITYTAKDGRMSQLEHVFIRGSKVRFMIIPDMLKNAPMFKRLDARIRGKGSSLGVGRGRAVAMRARAQAAGRAAPAALGRGAAPPVRR, encoded by the exons aTGAGCAGAAGTTTAGGCATCCCGGTGAAGCTGCTCCACGAGGCGGCGGGGCATATAGTGACTGTGGAGCTCAAGAGCGGCGAGCTTTACAGAGGGTCCATGATCGAATGCGAGGACAATTGGAACTGCCAACTCGAGAACATCACCTACACTGCGAAG GATGGAAGGATGTCACAGTTGGAGCATGTTTTCATTCGTGGTAGCAAAGTCAG GTTTATGATCATACCTGATATGCTAAAGAATGCACCAATGTTCAAGCGTCTTGATGCGCGAATCAGG GGAAAAGGCTCATCCCTGGGTGTTGGGCGTGGCCGTGCGGTTGCAATGCGTGCACGG GCACAAGCTGCAGGCCGTGCTGCCCCAGCTGCTCTTGGTAGGGGTGCTGCACCACCAGTGAGGAGATAA
- the LOC116262314 gene encoding subtilisin-like protease SBT1.3: MAMARSSTGWFWLCLACCCAFSSVLADNTPWNTFVIHADKSKLPEDFSNHLDWYSATLSSIVEEPYLKNGYERIIYSYENVFHGFAAKLSEREAEKLQNQRGILAIFPETVYQLHTTRSPEFLGLERGNGGAGDVWASVKSRRDVIIGVLDTGIWPESPSFNDSGMAARPARWRGACETGRGFNVGHCNKKIVGARIFFNGYEAATGSINEKEEFKSPRDQDGHGTHTAATVAGVPVRGANLLGYASGTAKGMAPGARVAVYKVCWVNGCFSSDILSAIDRAVADGVDVLSISLGGSVSAYYRDSLSVAAFGAMEKGVFVSCSAGNGGPGPGSLTNVAPWIATIGASTMDRDFPSIVKLGNGRIFSGVSLYRGRRVLSFDKQYPVVYMGDNISSPTPSALCLPGSLDAHAVAGKIVLCDRGMNPRVEKGEVVKEAGGIGMILSNTESNGEELVADCHLLPATSVGETAGNAIKRYLRTSPRPTATLSFEGTKLGIRPSPVVAAFSSRGPNFVTPEILKPDMVAPGVNILAAWSGQAGPTTLRQDHRRVKYNILSGTSMSCPHVSGIAALLKSVHSKWSPAAIKSALMTTAYSHDNTHNPMKDAASNTSSTPFQHGAGHIDPSKALDPGLVYDIGPEDYFNLLCSIKLTPAELRIFAKSSNLSCNHGWNSPGDLNYPAISVAFPERPATSVITVKRTVTNVGSPASRYHIAIAPIRGVTITVKPRTLQFTNKYQKLSYQVTFATVALQPEPQFGVLTWTDGVHNVRSPVVVTWTPPA, from the coding sequence ATGGCGATGGCGAGGTCATCAACCGGGTGGTTTTGGCTATGCCTTGCTTGTTGCTGTGCCTTCAGTTCAGTTCTCGCTGACAACACTCCATGGAATACCTTTGTTATCCATGCAGACAAATCTAAATTACCAGAAGACTTCAGCAATCATCTTGATTGGTACTCAGCCACGCTGAGCTCAATAGTAGAGGAGCCATATCTCAAGAACGGCTATGAGCGGATTATCTACAGCTACGAAAATGTTTTCCATGGCTTTGCAGCGAAGCTCAGTGAGAGAGAAGCGGAGAAACTTCAAAACCAACGAGGTATATTGGCCATCTTCCCGGAGACGGTCTACCAACTTCACACAACCAGGAGCCCAGAGTTCCTAGGCCTTGAACGAGGGAACGGAGGTGCCGGGGACGTCTGGGCCTCTGTCAAATCTCGCCGTGATGTCATAATTGGAGTGCTCGACACTGGAATATGGCCGGAGAGCCCGAGCTTCAACGACAGCGGCATGGCCGCAAGGCCAGCTCGCTGGAGGGGCGCCTGCGAGACTGGCCGCGGCTTCAACGTCGGCCACTGCAACAAGAAGATTGTTGGTGCCCGCATATTTTTCAATGGCTATGAGGCTGCAACCGGAAGCATCAACGAGAAGGAAGAGTTCAAGTCGCCAAGGGATCAAGACGGCCATGGCACTCATACCGCTGCGACCGTTGCCGGGGTGCCGGTGAGAGGCGCCAACCTACTCGGCTACGCCTCTGGAACTGCCAAAGGCATGGCGCCGGGAGCCAGAGTTGCCGTTTACAAGGTATGTTGGGTTAACGGATGCTTCAGCTCAGATATACTTTCCGCCATCGACAGGGCGGTTGCGGATGGCGTTGACGTGCTCTCCATTTCGCTCGGTGGCAGCGTCTCCGCCTACTACAGGGACAGCCTCTCTGTTGCTGCTTTCGGAGCCATGGAGAAGGGGGTCTTCGTATCGTGCTCGGCTGGCAACGGCGGACCAGGACCGGGTAGCCTGACCAATGTCGCCCCATGGATCGCAACCATAGGCGCCAGCACTATGGACAGAGATTTCCCTTCTATTGTGAAATTGGGCAACGGCCGGATATTCTCCGGCGTCTCCCTCTACAGAGGTCGGCGCGTTCTCTCCTTTGATAAGCAGTATCCTGTTGTCTACATGGGCGACAATATCAGTAGCCCGACACCGAGCGCGCTGTGCCTGCCTGGCTCTCTTGATGCGCATGCTGTCGCCGGGAAGATTGTACTCTGCGACAGAGGCATGAATCCGAGGGTGGAAAAAGGTGAGGTGGTGAAAGAAGCTGGCGGCATAGGAATGATCCTGTCCAACACTGAATCGAACGGGGAGGAACTGGTCGCAGACTGTCACCTTCTTCCGGCCACATCAGTCGGCGAAACCGCTGGAAATGCCATCAAGCGATACTTGCGGACCAGCCCACGTCCTACAGCCACCTTGTCTTTTGAGGGAACCAAGTTGGGGATCAGGCCATCTCCTGTTGTTGCCGCATTCTCGTCCAGAGGTCCCAACTTCGTCACTCCGGAGATACTCAAACCGGACATGGTTGCGCCCGGCGTCAACATCCTCGCCGCCTGGAGCGGACAGGCCGGGCCGACCACTCTGCGCCAGGACCACAGGCGAGTGAAGTACAACATCCTCTCCGGCACCTCCATGTCATGCCCCCATGTAAGCGGCATAGCTGCGTTGCTTAAATCCGTCCACTCGAAATGGAGTCCGGCAGCCATTAAATCTGCTCTAATGACTACTGCCTATTCTCATGACAACACCCACAACCCCATGAAGGACGCAGCCTCAAACACTTCCTCCACACCCTTCCAACACGGTGCAGGTCATATAGATCCATCCAAGGCCTTAGATCCCGGCCTAGTTTATGACATAGGCCCCGAAGACTACTTCAATTTGCTTTGCTCTATCAAGTTGACGCCTGCTGAGCTCAGAATCTTCGCCAAGTCATCGAACCTATCCTGCAACCATGGCTGGAACTCTCCCGGAGACCTCAATTATCCGGCCATTTCCGTCGCATTCCCGGAACGTCCTGCAACCTCAGTCATTACCGTCAAAAGGACAGTTACCAATGTGGGCAGTCCTGCTTCCCGATACCACATTGCTATTGCACCAATCAGAGGTGTAACAATTACAGTTAAGCCGAGAACCTTGCAATTCACCAATAAGTATCAGAAGCTGTCGTACCAAGTGACCTTCGCCACGGTTGCGCTGCAACCAGAGCCACAATTTGGTGTGTTGACATGGACCGATGGAGTTCACAACGTCAGAAGCCCAGTCGTCGTCACATGGACTCCTCCAGCTTAG
- the LOC116262315 gene encoding copper chaperone for superoxide dismutase, chloroplastic/cytosolic: MGTPTSMADPSDPKEETEGVLSELLTEFMVDMKCDSCVSAVKNKLQTVDGVRIVDADMTNQLVRVLGSASLRTLTDALDQTGRKARLIGQGNPEDFLVSAAVAEFKGPVVHGVVRFAQVNMELARIEASFSGLSPGIHRWSINEYGDLTEGAASTGRMFNPSNGGISGEAVGDLGTLNVSREGEAFFSGTKKMLRVVDLIGRSVVVYESEDKSSSGVAAAVIARSAGVGENYKKICTCDGTVIWESRNNDFSSS, from the exons ATGGGAACTCCAACTTCAATGGCGGATCCCTCGGACCCTAAGGAAGAG ACTGAAGGAGTACTATCTGAGCTACTG ACGGAGTTCATGGTTGATATGAAGTGCGATAGTTGTGTTTCAGCTGTTAAAAACAAATTGCAAACAGTAGATG GTGTCAGAATAGTTGATGCCGACATGACTAATCAACTTGTGAGAGTTCTCGGTTCTGCTTCTTTGAGGACTCTGACAGATGCTCTAGACCAAACAGGTCGTAAGGCTCGTCTGATTGGCCAAGGGAATCCCGAAG ATTTCTTAGTTTCAGCTGCTGTGGCTGAGTTTAAAGGCCCTGTCGTTCACGGCGTCGTTCGATTTGCGCAAGTAAATATGGAATTGGCAAGAATAGAGGCCAGTTTCAGCGGCTTGTCACCGGGTATACATAGATGGTCCATAAATGAATACGGAGATCTGACAGAAGGAGCAGCCAGCACGGGGAGGATGTTCAATCCTTCAAATGGGGGCATTTCCGGAGAG GCTGTGGGTGACCTGGGAACACTGAACGTCAGCAGGGAGGGAGAAGCATTCTTCTCGGGCACAAAGAAGATGCTCCGAGTTGTTGATCTAATCGGTCGATCTGTCGTGGTATATGAAAGTGAGGATAAATCCAGCTCCGGGGTAGCTGCTGCAGTCATAGCAAGAAGTGCAGGTGTTGGGGAAAACTACAAAAAGATATGCACTTGCGATGGCACTGTCATCTGGGAATCAAGAAACAATGATTTCTCTTCCAGCTAA
- the LOC116262023 gene encoding subtilisin-like protease SBT4.14 isoform X1 produces MKMGGTLPFSLLFTIILSTAAAAAAAAGGLGVSDDELIDKQHYIVYMGDLPSFAESSTVAIDMHFDVLSTAVGGMDTAKNVIVHNYAKSFSAFVAKLSPGEADSIKDAKGVLTVFPNKYHKLDTTRSWDFIGFPQNAERNLQEESNVIVGVMDTGIEPTSESFNDKGFGPPPEKWKGRCGPYTNFSGCNNKLIGAKYFNLEGAPVPGDVLSPTDVQGHGTHTASTVAGAAVPGANLYGLASGTARGAVPSARVAAYKVCWLGLGCSDMDLLAAFDAAIADGVDVISVSIGGSSSDFFTDTISIGAFHAMKKGIMTVCSAGNSGPSAGTVQNYAPWIFTVAASATDRQFRSQISLGNGMKLAGIGINTFTPAKTAYPLVTGDEIGKPDSSLAEFCSGDALDPEKAKGKVVYCKALEPGVSESVQMVGGEGFILETTQYLDTAAAYSLPGTVVSPRQGKIITEYLNSTRNATVEISKSFAANIKAPFVATFSSRGPGPSSLRFIKPDIAAPGVDILAAYSTLTSMTGTSGDTRVVKFMMMSGTSMACPHVSGVAAYVKSFHPTWSPAMIKSAIMTTATPMSSQNDKEAEMAYGSGQLNPVKALHPGLVYDTDEHGYMSFLCSQGYMESNSLKIITGNKSINCADFPKAMGFDDLNYPSMFMTVPPADNKTSQPQPTTAIFVRKLTNVGPPQSEYSAKVECPPDVSVTVQPPNFSFNHTHQKFSFMVIVKAKPSFNDYIRSAALIWSDSVRTVRSPIVIMSS; encoded by the exons ATGAAGATGGGAGGAACTCTgcctttttctctccttttcacGATCATCCTCTCCACTGCGGcggccgccgccgccgccgccggtgGCCTTGGGGTCTCTGACGACGAACTGATAGACAAACAG CATTACATCGTTTACATGGGTGATCTGCCTTCTTTTGCGGAGTCGTCCACAGTGGCCATCGATATGCATTTTGATGTCCTCTCCACCGCCGTTGGAGG CATGGACACAGCTAAGAACGTGATCGTCCACAACTACGCAAAGAGTTTCAGCGCATTCGTCGCGAAACTATCGCCAGGAGAGGCTGACAGCATTAAAG ATGCTAAGGGTGTGCTCACAGTCTTCCCTAACAAATATCACAAGCTCGACACCACAAGATCATGGGACTTTATAGGGTTTCCTCAAAACGCAGAGAGAAACCTGCAAGAAGAGAGCAACGTCATTGTAGGTGTCATGGATACAG GAATTGAGCCTACTTCTGAGAGTTTCAACGACAAGGGATTTGGTCCGCCACCGGAGAAATGGAAGGGGCGCTGCGGTCCATACACTAACTTCTCCGGTTGCAACAA CAAACTCATTGGTGCAAAGTACTTCAACCTTGAAGGTGCACCAGTTCCAGGTGACGTACTGTCCCCAACTGACGTTCAAGGCCATGGCACCCATACTGCTTCCACTGTGGCTGGTGCAGCTGTGCCGGGAGCTAACCTTTACGGCTTGGCTTCCGGCACGGCTCGGGGCGCCGTCCCTTCGGCCAGGGTTGCCGCCTACAAGGTGTGCTGGCTCGGGCTTGGTTGCTCAGACATGGACCTGCTTGCGGCGTTCGATGCGGCCATCGCTGATGGCGTTGACGTGATCTCGGTATCGATCGGCGGATCTTCCAGTGATTTCTTCACCGACACCATCTCCATCGGCGCCTTCCACGCGATGAAGAAGGGGATCATGACAGTTTGCTCCGCCGGAAATAGTGGACCCTCTGCTGGAACCGTCCAGAATTATGCTCCATGGATCTTCACCGTCGCTGCTAGTGCAACGGACAGACAATTCAGAAGCCAAATTTCTCTGGGCAATGGAATGAAACTTGCC GGAATCGGAATCAACACATTTACTCCTGCGAAGACGGCGTATCCTCTGGTTACTGGCGACGAAATCGGCAAACCTGACTCCAGCTTGGCCGA GTTCTGCTCGGGTGACGCACTGGACCCTGAGAAGGCAAAAGGAAAGGTTGTGTATTGTAAGGCACTGGAGCCAGGGGTATCTGAAAGCGTTCAGATGGTTGGAGGTGAAGGTTTCATTCTTGAGACCACCCAATACTTGGACACGGCAGCTGCATATTCATTGCCTGGAACTGTGGTTAGCCCTCGCCAGGGCAAGATCATTACCGAATACTTGAACTCTACAAG GAACGCAACTGTGGAGATCTCAAAATCCTTCGCTGCCAACATTAAAGCCCCATTTGTGGCCACGTTCTCTTCCCGTGGCCCAGGCCCTTCCTCTCTAAGGTTCATCAAG CCTGATATTGCAGCACCTGGAGTCGACATTTTGGCAGCCTACAGCACATTGACTTCCATGACAGGAACCAGTGGTGACACTCGAGTTGTGAAGTTCATGATGATGTCCGGCACCTCAATGGCCTGCCCTCATGTTAGTGGCGTGGCTGCCTACGTCAAATCCTTCCATCCGACTTGGTCTCCGGCCATGATCAAATCAGCCATCATGACCACAG CGACCCCTATGAGCTCACAGAACGACAAAGAGGCAGAAATGGCCTATGGTTCAGGACAGCTGAACCCAGTAAAGGCTCTGCACCCAGGGCTAGTTTACGACACGGACGAGCACGGCTACATGAGCTTCCTCTGCAGCCAGGGGTACATGGAATCCAACTCCCTGAAGATCATTACCGGCAATAAATCCATCAACTGCGCCGACTTCCCCAAGGCCATGGGCTTCGATGACCTGAACTACCCCTCCATGTTCATGACCGTCCCGCCGGCGGACAACAAGACCAGCCAACCCCAGCCAACCACGGCCATCTTCGTCCGGAAGCTCACCAACGTCGGCCCGCCCCAATCCGAGTACAGCGCCAAGGTCGAGTGCCCGCCGGACGTCTCCGTCACCGTCCAGCCGCCCAATTTCTCCTTCAACCACACTCACCAGAAGTTTTCGTTCATGGTCATCGTCAAAGCCAAGCCCTCCTTCAACGATTACATCCGGTCGGCCGCGCTTATTTGGTCCGACTCCGTTCGCACCGTCCGGAGCCCCATAGTTATCATGTCAAGTTAA
- the LOC116262023 gene encoding subtilisin-like protease SBT4.14 isoform X2: MKMGGTLPFSLLFTIILSTAAAAAAAAGGLGVSDDELIDKQHYIVYMGDLPSFAESSTVAIDMHFDVLSTAVGGMDTAKNVIVHNYAKSFSAFVAKLSPGEADSIKDAKGVLTVFPNKYHKLDTTRSWDFIGFPQNAERNLQEESNVIVGVMDTGIEPTSESFNDKGFGPPPEKWKGRCGPYTNFSGCNNKLIGAKYFNLEGAPVPGDVLSPTDVQGHGTHTASTVAGAAVPGANLYGLASGTARGAVPSARVAAYKVCWLGLGCSDMDLLAAFDAAIADGVDVISVSIGGSSSDFFTDTISIGAFHAMKKGIMTVCSAGNSGPSAGTVQNYAPWIFTVAASATDRQFRSQISLGNGMKLAGIGINTFTPAKTAYPLVTGDEIGKPDSSLAEFCSGDALDPEKAKGKVVYCKALEPGVSESVQMVGGEGFILETTQYLDTAAAYSLPGTVVSPRQGKIITEYLNSTRNATVEISKSFAANIKAPFVATFSSRGPGPSSLRFIKPDIAAPGVDILAAYSTLTSMTGTSGDTRVVKFMMMSGTSMACPHVSGVAAYVKSFHPTWSPAMIKSAIMTTGN; this comes from the exons ATGAAGATGGGAGGAACTCTgcctttttctctccttttcacGATCATCCTCTCCACTGCGGcggccgccgccgccgccgccggtgGCCTTGGGGTCTCTGACGACGAACTGATAGACAAACAG CATTACATCGTTTACATGGGTGATCTGCCTTCTTTTGCGGAGTCGTCCACAGTGGCCATCGATATGCATTTTGATGTCCTCTCCACCGCCGTTGGAGG CATGGACACAGCTAAGAACGTGATCGTCCACAACTACGCAAAGAGTTTCAGCGCATTCGTCGCGAAACTATCGCCAGGAGAGGCTGACAGCATTAAAG ATGCTAAGGGTGTGCTCACAGTCTTCCCTAACAAATATCACAAGCTCGACACCACAAGATCATGGGACTTTATAGGGTTTCCTCAAAACGCAGAGAGAAACCTGCAAGAAGAGAGCAACGTCATTGTAGGTGTCATGGATACAG GAATTGAGCCTACTTCTGAGAGTTTCAACGACAAGGGATTTGGTCCGCCACCGGAGAAATGGAAGGGGCGCTGCGGTCCATACACTAACTTCTCCGGTTGCAACAA CAAACTCATTGGTGCAAAGTACTTCAACCTTGAAGGTGCACCAGTTCCAGGTGACGTACTGTCCCCAACTGACGTTCAAGGCCATGGCACCCATACTGCTTCCACTGTGGCTGGTGCAGCTGTGCCGGGAGCTAACCTTTACGGCTTGGCTTCCGGCACGGCTCGGGGCGCCGTCCCTTCGGCCAGGGTTGCCGCCTACAAGGTGTGCTGGCTCGGGCTTGGTTGCTCAGACATGGACCTGCTTGCGGCGTTCGATGCGGCCATCGCTGATGGCGTTGACGTGATCTCGGTATCGATCGGCGGATCTTCCAGTGATTTCTTCACCGACACCATCTCCATCGGCGCCTTCCACGCGATGAAGAAGGGGATCATGACAGTTTGCTCCGCCGGAAATAGTGGACCCTCTGCTGGAACCGTCCAGAATTATGCTCCATGGATCTTCACCGTCGCTGCTAGTGCAACGGACAGACAATTCAGAAGCCAAATTTCTCTGGGCAATGGAATGAAACTTGCC GGAATCGGAATCAACACATTTACTCCTGCGAAGACGGCGTATCCTCTGGTTACTGGCGACGAAATCGGCAAACCTGACTCCAGCTTGGCCGA GTTCTGCTCGGGTGACGCACTGGACCCTGAGAAGGCAAAAGGAAAGGTTGTGTATTGTAAGGCACTGGAGCCAGGGGTATCTGAAAGCGTTCAGATGGTTGGAGGTGAAGGTTTCATTCTTGAGACCACCCAATACTTGGACACGGCAGCTGCATATTCATTGCCTGGAACTGTGGTTAGCCCTCGCCAGGGCAAGATCATTACCGAATACTTGAACTCTACAAG GAACGCAACTGTGGAGATCTCAAAATCCTTCGCTGCCAACATTAAAGCCCCATTTGTGGCCACGTTCTCTTCCCGTGGCCCAGGCCCTTCCTCTCTAAGGTTCATCAAG CCTGATATTGCAGCACCTGGAGTCGACATTTTGGCAGCCTACAGCACATTGACTTCCATGACAGGAACCAGTGGTGACACTCGAGTTGTGAAGTTCATGATGATGTCCGGCACCTCAATGGCCTGCCCTCATGTTAGTGGCGTGGCTGCCTACGTCAAATCCTTCCATCCGACTTGGTCTCCGGCCATGATCAAATCAGCCATCATGACCACAGGTAATTAG